The DNA region AAATATTCGGACCTCacgaaaatatgaaattttcaacttttttgaccaatagaattctttgtttttatgatTGGCACAAAATAAatctacaatatatattttcgaCAGAAAGTTGaagaaagaaacaaagcaaacatttacatatcatttattatggcacaaaatcaataaaatccaTAAAATTCTAAAACCATTGTTAACACATTAAACAGCACACAAACGTTTTCGATGCGATATTCAACAAGCCCCTTCAACTTGCTTTTCCACAGTAATTTGATATGTTGCAACTACCTTTTAATCACAGAAATGTCCTTGTAATAATTGGTTAGTTTGAATGATTTGatacaattttcaagaaaactgtgcatttttaaaagtcagTATTTGTTGTAGACcaaatgtatatgtaaaaaatcagtgtatacatatatattatatatacatgtactagtataacAACAAGAATATAATCTCGTTGTATACCAACAAAAAGCAGATTGatcaaaatatcattaatttatctaagatttttttttcaattgtattaCGTCTGACAAATGTTTTATAGAAATAATTTGATTATTGCAATCAAAACAAAAGagctaaataaaaaatatctctaTCTATGGCGATTCCTCTCCTCCGGAAGTACGTATCCTTTACACACCAGGGGTCCGTTTTCATGGAGAAAAAGCGCCGGCCACACACACACCTTCACAATCTTCCCGCGGCGTCCATGGAAGGAGAATAAGGCCTTGTCCACCAGCTGTCCTTGTTTGGGTGAGACGATCACCATTGGTGGGTCCTGCATACACATGTACCAACAAAGCTCTACACACTTCCTCACATATGTCAACACACGGACATCTGCTCGGACAGTCTGGTCTGGTATCAGAAAGGGGAGCTCAGATGCAATGAACAACTGAAATCATACATTGTCAGAATTGGACATTTTTATAACTAGAATAAGTTTAATCTTGGATATCATTTTAAGTTATCTGTTCCTTACCTTTGATTTGGTTTTAGCTGAAGTGGATGCAACTGCCTTTTGGAAGTCTCGGGCGTGTCTGTCAATTGTTGGGTAAATAAGACTCTTCCTGTAGTCATTGTTTTCTGGCTGTTTATCTTCTTTTCCTCGTTCTTGTGCTGGATCTTTCTGAGAACTGTCTGATTTATTAGTCTCTGTCTTTCCCTCTTCTGATCCTTTGGGGGTTTTCTCATTTGGTGTTTGATTGAATAATTCCTTGTTATagacaaaatcaaagttttatgtAATCACATTTTCCCCTTAAATGAATACTAAACTTATTCGTTTGAAGAAATATCAACAAATATAGACTTGAGCATTACAAAGTTCAAATCAAACGCTGAtactaaaataatttaattctgaatGTAACACCTCATTTGATTGGCTAGACGAGTTCTTATATACTGTATAACATAAGTTGCCTACGTCACAATACGACACGCGtttaaaacttattattttGCTTAACGATACGTTTGAATGCTAAAAAAtcgttatttacctaataattGGCCTTATTTTCTTATTGTAGTcgtagaaaattaaattcaatttctaCGTATGTCATATGATATAACATAACTTCGCGGTTtttaaagcgtaaactgcctcaagttatgttatatcatATAGCATACGTAGAAATTAAtttcattccttaaatacaaGTGGGTATACAACacagtatttatatataagaaatGAGTTCGTTGTTACCTCTCCAACTATATATTTATTAGTCTGCTGACTATGATCTCTCTGCCCACCATTTTTTATCGCCTGATGTCTGCTATTGTTTTCATCAAATGTATTCTCCGTTTGTGTTGCTGCGTATTGTTTCTTTAATACCTACAtcaaatttatgtttatattgaattctttgaaatatctgtatcatttttttccagaatgTTTAAACATAGTAAACGTTACCTGTGGTTCTTTTAATTCTATAGCAACAGCAAAGCTATCTTCAATGTGAAGTGTCTGGCTTTTTGATTGGTCTttgcaaaattcaaaaatattctgaaaaaaaaaatgtgaacattAGATCGGCGCATTATTAATGgtttaatttatgatttttctttaaaatgttcatgATGATACCGTCAACAGATCCTGGAGGATAAACAGTGTATCAGGGAAGATGTCGTCGTCCTCGTCTTCAGTTTTGGGTTTGAAGGCCTCGAATGCCTCCGACCACTCGTCATCAAACAGCTGACTGTACATCTCCCCCAGTCTTGTGGGGCGGTGGGTGTCACTCAGATCCGGCAGCGCGATGTTTGGATTTACCTCCATCAGGTGTTGATTGGCATATTTGCTTAGTCTAAAGATAAGCGAATAATTCTTCATTATAGGTCTAATCAAGGAAATTGTGGAATAAAatctaagttaaaaaaatatataaatacttaattattaataaacaattacTTAATTACTCCTTTTACTTCATGT from Crassostrea angulata isolate pt1a10 chromosome 7, ASM2561291v2, whole genome shotgun sequence includes:
- the LOC128155484 gene encoding uncharacterized protein LOC128155484; the protein is MDQSSTLHRLQIIWDSDSDTEQYSVGKQTVAKTSDPELTKPDVHHYITVKRLDFFEMQYKLKEKSEEIEDLSTKLRLSKYANQHLMEVNPNIALPDLSDTHRPTRLGEMYSQLFDDEWSEAFEAFKPKTEDEDDDIFPDTLFILQDLLTNIFEFCKDQSKSQTLHIEDSFAVAIELKEPQVLKKQYAATQTENTFDENNSRHQAIKNGGQRDHSQQTNKYIVGEELFNQTPNEKTPKGSEEGKTETNKSDSSQKDPAQERGKEDKQPENNDYRKSLIYPTIDRHARDFQKAVASTSAKTKSKLFIASELPFLIPDQTVRADVRVLTYVRKCVELCWYMCMQDPPMVIVSPKQGQLVDKALFSFHGRRGKIVKVCVWPALFLHENGPLVCKGYVLPEERNRHR